Proteins from a genomic interval of Psychrobacter fulvigenes:
- a CDS encoding phospholipase D family protein yields MSMFSIEPSNLSLSLTLGLTLGLSACQILPGQPHLPESQALSARVNALYQQENNLEEAQNKETDSSSNINHVQSNNNQNNGENSLPADIENTNLVAAITEQNESHPELSGYHPIVTGANAFASRSILTDMATRNIDVQYYIWHDDQAGQLMLKDLWEAAERGVIVRLLLDDFNNDAKFDQHLLRFSSHPNIAVRIVNPLMYRKFQSLNYVTGLPRINRRMHNKSMTFDRQITIIGGRNIGNEYLSNDQNSQFADLDVLLIGKVVADIDNSFASYWSSPISFDIETLVTLNKGATNDFLTGLDKLDEDEKTNSRSSLAIYKAAIEDSSIDTDLVNKRVPFRWTDMQFLSDDVGKLTKSVPADTNLVHQLRTLLGSPSKNLTIISSYFVPTRDGVNTLVQLAESGIDIKILTNSFDATDVTAVHSGYSQWRPRLLRSGIKIYELKSTASEEKRENKLWKARSQSSTSLHAKTFAVDDHQVFIGSYNVDPRSANINTEMGVLINDNELARQLHETLGDNLLSQAYEVRLVESDQLQWHTLENGEKVVYTSEPKVDFKDHVWLTVMSWLPIDWLL; encoded by the coding sequence ATGTCGATGTTCAGTATAGAGCCAAGCAACTTGTCACTCAGCCTAACGCTTGGACTGACGTTGGGGCTTAGTGCGTGTCAAATTTTGCCCGGACAGCCACACTTGCCTGAAAGCCAAGCCTTATCAGCACGTGTCAATGCTCTATATCAACAAGAAAACAACCTAGAAGAAGCTCAAAATAAAGAAACTGACAGCAGTAGCAATATTAATCATGTTCAAAGCAATAATAACCAAAATAATGGCGAGAACTCACTGCCTGCTGATATAGAAAACACCAATCTGGTAGCAGCCATTACTGAGCAAAACGAGAGTCATCCCGAACTGTCAGGCTATCACCCCATTGTCACTGGTGCGAATGCTTTTGCCTCACGTAGTATTTTGACTGATATGGCCACTCGTAATATTGATGTGCAATATTATATCTGGCACGATGACCAAGCTGGTCAGCTGATGTTAAAGGACTTGTGGGAAGCAGCTGAGCGCGGGGTCATTGTGCGCTTATTACTTGACGATTTTAATAACGATGCTAAGTTTGATCAACACCTACTGCGCTTTTCTAGTCATCCAAATATTGCCGTGCGTATCGTAAATCCATTGATGTATCGTAAATTTCAATCACTTAACTATGTGACTGGACTGCCCCGCATCAATAGACGTATGCACAATAAAAGCATGACTTTTGACAGACAGATTACCATCATCGGTGGCCGAAATATTGGCAACGAATATCTGAGCAATGATCAAAACAGCCAGTTTGCAGACTTAGATGTCTTGCTGATTGGCAAAGTAGTGGCCGACATTGATAATAGCTTTGCTAGCTACTGGTCTTCGCCAATATCTTTTGATATCGAAACGCTGGTGACGCTCAATAAAGGCGCTACCAATGATTTTTTGACGGGGCTAGATAAGTTAGACGAAGACGAAAAGACCAACTCGCGTAGCAGCTTAGCCATCTATAAAGCCGCTATTGAGGACTCCTCTATCGATACCGATCTGGTCAATAAGCGCGTGCCGTTTCGCTGGACAGACATGCAGTTTTTGAGTGACGATGTTGGTAAATTGACCAAATCTGTGCCAGCTGACACCAATCTTGTTCATCAGCTGCGTACCTTATTAGGCAGTCCTTCTAAAAACCTGACCATCATTTCATCGTACTTCGTTCCTACTAGAGACGGAGTTAATACGCTGGTACAGCTGGCAGAATCTGGTATCGATATCAAGATTTTGACCAACTCCTTTGATGCAACCGATGTCACTGCTGTGCATTCTGGATACAGTCAATGGCGACCCAGACTGCTACGTTCAGGTATCAAAATCTATGAGCTAAAGTCTACTGCCAGTGAAGAGAAACGTGAAAACAAACTGTGGAAAGCTCGCAGTCAATCATCAACCAGTCTGCATGCCAAGACTTTTGCGGTTGATGATCATCAAGTTTTTATCGGTTCTTATAATGTAGATCCCCGTTCTGCCAATATCAATACTGAAATGGGTGTACTCATTAATGATAATGAGCTGGCACGGCAATTGCACGAAACACTTGGCGACAATCTGCTGAGTCAAGCTTATGAAGTCAGGTTAGTAGAGAGTGATCAGCTGCAGTGGCATACCCTCGAAAATGGCGAAAAAGTAGTTTATACCTCAGAGCCAAAGGTAGATTTTAAAGATCATGTTTGGCTAACCGTCATGTCGTGGCTACCAATTGATTGGCTGCTCTAG
- a CDS encoding O-succinylhomoserine sulfhydrylase, whose product MSQSQAHDDSGLDSNWRDDALDLELGYGMQTIAVRAGHHRTDEGEHSEAIFTTSSYVYTSASDAAAHFNGTKTGNVYSRHTNPSVRTFERRLAALENGERAVATASGMGAILTMCLAYLKAGDHLLAANQLFGSSIGLFNNYMAKFGVEVSYVDCYDNEAWANAVQPNTKVIYCESPSNPLAQICDIGYLSKLCKANHILLVVDNCFATPALQRPLDLGADVIIHSATKYLDGQGRVLGGALVGSDKLMQEAFTVVRSGGISMSPFNAWVFTKGLETLKLRMQAHCANANQVAQFLVNHPNVSKVHFSGLSDHPAHELVKRQHHMPEGYGAIMGFEVKASANRDATAAAWHIIDSTQMISITNNLGDAKTTITHPATTTHFRLTAEARAEAGVNDSLIRLSVGLEDVEDIIKDLARGLDSL is encoded by the coding sequence ATGAGTCAGTCGCAAGCGCATGATGATAGTGGTTTAGATTCGAACTGGCGTGATGACGCCCTCGATTTGGAATTGGGTTATGGTATGCAAACCATCGCTGTACGAGCAGGACACCACCGTACCGATGAGGGTGAGCACTCAGAAGCGATATTTACGACCAGCTCATACGTCTATACTTCAGCAAGCGATGCGGCCGCGCACTTTAATGGCACTAAGACGGGCAACGTTTACTCACGTCACACTAACCCAAGTGTGCGCACCTTTGAGCGCCGTTTAGCAGCCTTAGAAAATGGTGAGCGTGCGGTCGCTACGGCCTCGGGTATGGGCGCAATTTTGACCATGTGCTTGGCTTATCTAAAGGCGGGTGATCATCTGCTTGCCGCCAATCAGTTATTTGGCTCATCTATTGGCTTATTTAATAACTACATGGCTAAGTTTGGTGTCGAGGTCAGCTATGTTGATTGCTACGATAATGAAGCATGGGCAAACGCTGTTCAGCCGAATACCAAGGTTATTTACTGTGAAAGCCCAAGCAATCCCTTAGCGCAGATTTGTGATATTGGCTATTTAAGTAAGCTGTGTAAAGCCAATCATATTTTGTTGGTCGTTGATAACTGCTTTGCAACGCCTGCGCTGCAACGCCCATTAGATTTGGGTGCCGATGTGATTATTCATTCTGCGACCAAATATCTAGATGGTCAGGGTCGAGTGCTTGGCGGTGCGCTCGTGGGTAGTGATAAGCTGATGCAAGAGGCGTTCACTGTCGTACGCTCTGGTGGTATCAGTATGAGCCCGTTTAATGCTTGGGTATTTACCAAAGGTCTTGAAACGCTCAAGCTCCGTATGCAGGCTCACTGTGCCAACGCCAATCAAGTGGCACAGTTTTTGGTTAATCATCCTAACGTCAGTAAAGTGCATTTTTCGGGGTTGTCCGATCATCCTGCTCACGAGTTAGTGAAGCGTCAGCATCATATGCCAGAGGGTTATGGCGCAATTATGGGGTTTGAGGTAAAAGCTTCTGCTAACCGTGATGCGACCGCGGCTGCTTGGCATATCATTGACTCGACGCAAATGATATCTATCACCAATAATCTTGGTGATGCCAAAACGACTATTACTCATCCTGCAACGACCACTCACTTCCGCCTGACTGCAGAGGCACGTGCTGAAGCGGGCGTCAACGATAGCCTTATTCGCTTGTCGGTTGGACTGGAAGATGTAGAAGATATTATTAAGGACTTGGCGCGCGGTTTAGACAGTTTGTGA
- a CDS encoding YbaB/EbfC family nucleoid-associated protein, with protein MNIQALMQQAQTMQKKVEANVENAKKDLANKEVQAESGSGLVKVTMTGRHVVKRLTIDPSLLEDEPDMIEDLIAAAINDAVRQADELYEETMAGATSGMGLPPGMQGLF; from the coding sequence ATGAATATTCAAGCACTGATGCAGCAAGCACAAACGATGCAAAAGAAAGTCGAAGCAAACGTTGAAAACGCCAAAAAAGACCTAGCCAATAAAGAAGTTCAGGCAGAGTCGGGTAGTGGTTTGGTAAAAGTGACCATGACTGGACGTCATGTAGTGAAACGCTTGACCATCGATCCAAGCTTACTTGAAGATGAGCCTGATATGATCGAAGATTTGATCGCAGCTGCGATTAATGATGCGGTGCGTCAAGCGGATGAGCTGTACGAAGAAACGATGGCTGGCGCGACTTCAGGTATGGGTTTACCACCAGGTATGCAAGGCCTGTTCTAA
- the recR gene encoding recombination mediator RecR, with protein MLTAKFDHLVKQLRILPGVGQKSAQRMALHLLSKKRPQGMALAQALDEAMRDIVECQRCHSFSDDAICPLCQDPRRDDGLLCVVETAADVMAIEQTAGYRGRYFVLGGHLSPIDGVSADDLNIDQLVWRVKQEPVEELILATGTTVEGQTTAHFISEAVSRYVKKVTRLAQGVPMGGELEYLDSMTLGQAMQNRSFL; from the coding sequence TTGCTCACAGCCAAATTTGATCATCTGGTGAAACAATTGCGTATCTTGCCTGGCGTTGGCCAAAAAAGCGCCCAACGTATGGCGCTGCATCTGCTTAGCAAAAAACGCCCACAAGGCATGGCGCTTGCACAAGCGCTTGATGAGGCGATGCGTGATATCGTAGAGTGTCAGCGCTGTCATAGCTTTAGTGATGACGCTATCTGCCCATTATGCCAAGATCCAAGGCGTGATGATGGGTTACTATGCGTGGTTGAGACCGCAGCGGATGTGATGGCTATTGAGCAAACGGCAGGCTACCGCGGACGTTATTTTGTCCTAGGGGGACATCTGTCACCTATTGACGGTGTCAGTGCTGATGATTTAAACATTGATCAATTGGTATGGCGTGTCAAACAGGAGCCTGTCGAGGAGCTGATACTGGCAACGGGTACTACTGTAGAAGGCCAGACCACCGCGCACTTTATCAGCGAAGCAGTGAGTCGCTATGTTAAAAAAGTCACCCGTTTGGCACAAGGTGTGCCCATGGGCGGCGAGCTTGAATACCTTGATAGCATGACCCTTGGGCAAGCCATGCAAAACCGCTCTTTCTTATGA
- a CDS encoding ribonuclease D has protein sequence MSDPLSNINTQSDSSSYAHPADSMQEQQGKTATNTNEAMLPAEPDIDALLDIADEVAITWVREQSQLDEVIDALETCGRVALDTEFIKRDTYYPRLALVQLNIGDHIYLLDAPQLRLEELWQALTEVDIAIWHACGEDLGIFYLLSGCPPLTNIFDTQIALSYLTGQLQMGYQQALDEQLDMHIDKEHSLSDWLQRPLTDEQEQYAIDDVRYLPALYLSIEYALKSQGLYDHVWEDCQLYAHELYQSQHVADDAIYLTMADYRYTSQQMAVLKSVATWREELARATNQPRTFVIKKQAVREIITEQPTSMRGLAHKTTMHRSMLRLYGEELLKVIKDAKALAPVEYPEPPLPPYRSKNKVLSKAVQEAIDEQAEKLGVPANVLMRKKWLGQLYEVIAFDKDLADMPQGLQGWRYEWVTQTLIPVIEVHKTELQQGMGIRS, from the coding sequence GTGTCTGACCCTTTATCCAATATAAATACTCAATCTGACTCTTCCTCATACGCTCACCCTGCTGATTCTATGCAAGAACAGCAGGGAAAAACAGCGACAAACACAAACGAGGCAATGTTACCTGCTGAACCTGATATCGATGCATTATTAGACATTGCGGATGAAGTCGCCATCACGTGGGTGCGAGAGCAAAGCCAGTTGGATGAAGTGATTGATGCGTTAGAGACTTGCGGGCGGGTGGCACTTGATACTGAATTTATCAAGCGTGATACTTATTATCCGCGTCTCGCCTTAGTGCAGTTAAATATTGGTGACCATATTTATTTGTTAGATGCGCCGCAGCTGCGTTTAGAGGAGTTATGGCAGGCACTGACCGAAGTTGATATTGCTATTTGGCATGCTTGCGGAGAAGATCTGGGTATTTTTTACCTGTTATCTGGCTGTCCTCCATTGACCAATATTTTTGATACCCAGATTGCACTGTCTTATTTGACAGGTCAACTACAAATGGGCTATCAGCAAGCGCTCGATGAGCAGTTGGATATGCACATTGACAAAGAACACAGTCTGTCTGATTGGCTCCAGCGTCCACTGACTGATGAGCAGGAGCAATATGCGATTGATGATGTGCGCTATTTACCCGCACTGTATCTCAGTATTGAGTATGCACTGAAATCGCAAGGGCTGTATGACCATGTATGGGAAGACTGTCAGCTTTATGCTCATGAGCTGTATCAATCGCAGCATGTCGCAGATGATGCCATATATCTGACCATGGCAGATTATCGTTATACCTCGCAGCAAATGGCAGTACTAAAGTCAGTGGCGACTTGGCGTGAGGAATTGGCTCGTGCGACCAATCAGCCGCGTACTTTTGTCATCAAAAAACAAGCGGTGCGGGAGATTATCACTGAGCAGCCGACGAGTATGCGTGGGCTTGCGCACAAAACCACGATGCACCGTAGTATGCTCAGACTATATGGTGAGGAGCTGCTAAAAGTCATCAAAGACGCCAAAGCGCTTGCGCCTGTTGAATATCCAGAACCGCCGCTACCGCCTTATCGCTCAAAAAACAAAGTGCTGTCAAAGGCCGTGCAGGAAGCGATTGATGAGCAGGCTGAGAAGCTCGGTGTCCCAGCCAATGTGCTGATGCGCAAAAAGTGGCTTGGGCAACTTTATGAAGTCATTGCTTTTGATAAAGATCTAGCAGACATGCCACAAGGTTTGCAGGGTTGGCGCTATGAGTGGGTGACACAAACGCTTATTCCAGTGATTGAAGTGCATAAAACTGAGCTACAGCAGGGCATGGGCATCAGGAGTTAG
- a CDS encoding esterase/lipase family protein, which translates to MSQKNRLILIHGLHQAPFIMRPMARRMQAQGFDTYQYGYRSMRDGIKTNSARLNSWLEANHHPDQLLDLVAHSLGGLIVRDFIYNYPQWQIGRCVTLGTPHNGSVCADYIWQLTPAIVGKSYENALDGTAAPLPEHIDLGVIAGNKPQGLGQPFLHYHNRKLRKSGTALSDELLAHDGTVYVSETKLDAASDHLIMPVTHTGMLINKGVAWQTAHFLQHGQFKR; encoded by the coding sequence ATGAGCCAAAAAAACCGCCTGATTCTTATTCATGGTCTGCATCAAGCGCCCTTTATCATGCGCCCAATGGCTAGACGCATGCAAGCACAAGGGTTTGATACTTATCAATATGGCTATCGCAGTATGCGTGATGGCATCAAGACCAATAGCGCCCGCCTTAATAGCTGGCTTGAAGCCAATCACCATCCTGACCAGTTGCTAGACTTGGTAGCGCATAGCTTGGGCGGCTTAATTGTTCGTGATTTTATTTACAATTATCCACAGTGGCAGATTGGTCGCTGCGTGACGCTCGGCACGCCGCATAATGGCAGCGTCTGCGCGGATTATATTTGGCAACTCACGCCAGCGATCGTCGGCAAGTCATATGAAAACGCCTTAGATGGCACTGCTGCGCCACTGCCTGAGCATATTGATTTAGGAGTGATTGCTGGCAATAAGCCCCAAGGGTTGGGACAGCCATTTTTGCACTATCATAACCGCAAACTACGCAAATCAGGTACGGCGCTGTCTGATGAGCTGCTCGCCCACGATGGTACTGTCTATGTCTCGGAGACCAAGCTTGACGCTGCTAGCGACCATCTCATCATGCCCGTCACCCATACGGGTATGCTTATCAATAAAGGTGTCGCTTGGCAAACAGCGCATTTCTTACAGCATGGACAGTTTAAACGCTAG
- a CDS encoding esterase/lipase family protein, with the protein MLTSLFSSNTPPTTEHDASQPFVVLTHGLHQNALYMEFLAKKLQIKGFHPFKFDYDSLGETLDQHSDNLNNWLEKNHDPNIAINMVGHSLGGLMIRDFIARYSQWKIGRCVTLGTPHIGSIKAKYIKDLIPPLIGKSYEKSLDGNIAPLKEGVCMGVIAGNVPNNFSQVVLMYHEYQANLTLDEREHDGAVFVYETQLPNAADHITLPVSHMEMLVDDSVAYQTAYFLKYGKFER; encoded by the coding sequence ATGCTTACCAGCCTATTCTCTAGTAATACGCCGCCAACAACAGAGCATGATGCCTCACAGCCCTTCGTCGTCTTAACTCATGGACTGCACCAAAATGCATTGTATATGGAGTTTTTGGCCAAAAAACTACAAATCAAAGGCTTTCATCCTTTTAAGTTTGATTACGATAGCTTGGGTGAAACGCTTGACCAGCATAGTGACAACTTAAATAATTGGCTGGAAAAAAACCACGATCCAAATATAGCCATTAATATGGTTGGGCATAGTTTGGGTGGTCTGATGATCAGAGATTTTATTGCCCGCTATTCACAATGGAAGATTGGCCGCTGCGTCACTCTAGGTACGCCTCACATTGGCAGTATCAAAGCAAAATACATAAAGGACTTGATACCACCTCTGATTGGTAAATCCTATGAAAAATCCTTAGATGGCAACATAGCACCATTGAAAGAAGGGGTTTGCATGGGCGTCATTGCAGGTAATGTGCCCAATAACTTTAGCCAAGTTGTTTTGATGTATCATGAATATCAGGCCAACTTGACGCTCGATGAACGCGAGCATGATGGGGCCGTTTTTGTTTACGAGACCCAGCTACCCAACGCTGCAGACCATATTACTCTGCCTGTCTCGCACATGGAGATGTTGGTAGATGACAGTGTCGCCTATCAGACCGCTTACTTTTTAAAGTATGGTAAGTTTGAGAGATAG
- the gcvP gene encoding aminomethyl-transferring glycine dehydrogenase: MTTSQNPTLDTFAGLFNEAEFVYRHLGSNDAKQADLLDAIGYKDMDSFIDSTVPEPVRMHKALNLPKAMSEHGALARLRAMADNITVNKSYIGQGYSPVRMPAVIQRNVLENPGWYTAYTPYQAEIAQGRLEALLNFQQVCIDLTGLELAGASLLDEATAAAEAMAMSKRMSKSKSTQFFVDERIYPQTLDVIRTRAKYFGWEVVVGDFETAKSGDYFGALFQYVGKEGDVKDLTDVISAVKKNKTYTSVVSDILSLVLLKSPADMGADVALGSTQRFGIPMGFGGPHAAYFAFSDKAKRSAPGRIIGVSKDAQGNTALRMALQTREQHIRREKANSNICTSQVLLANLAGMYAVYHGPTGVKRIATRIHAMATAFAEVIRNNSDSLSVVHDQFFDTVVVDCGSEKLATQIFENADNVGFNLWRIDHTKISVSFSEVSNQEDFNVLTQLFVNKAHDLPAKATVSLNTEHLRTDDILTHPVFNSHHTEHEMLRYLKTLEDRDLAMNRSMISLGSCTMKLNATSEMLPITWPEFANVHPFAPRDQVTGYISMIDSLQEQLKAITGFDEISMQPNSGASGEYAGLLAIRRYHESLGETDRDICLIPQSAHGTNPATAIMMGMQVVVVKTDENGNVDIDDLTAKCEEHSTNLGALMITYPSTHGVFEEGIRHICDLIHKHGGQVYMDGANMNAQVGIMQPAEVGADVLHMNLHKTFCIPHGGGGPGMGPIGMQAHLAPFIANHTISPVHNAQNDCSAVSAAPYGSASILPISWMYIAMMGRDGLLEATKLALLNANYVADSLKDHYPVLYTGKNGRVAHECIIDIRPLKEETGITESDIAKRLMDYGFHSPTMSFPVAGTLMIEPTESESKEEIDRFINALKSIKAEAMKAKAGEGGWTLEDNPLVNAPHTAAVITADEWKHPYSRDVAAFPLPYIRQNKFWPSVGRVDDVYGDKNLMCSCPSIENYM, translated from the coding sequence ATGACTACCTCTCAAAACCCGACGCTCGACACCTTTGCAGGTTTATTTAATGAAGCGGAGTTCGTCTACCGTCACTTAGGCTCTAATGATGCTAAGCAGGCTGATTTGCTGGATGCTATTGGTTATAAAGATATGGACAGCTTTATCGATAGTACTGTCCCTGAGCCTGTGCGTATGCATAAAGCCTTAAACCTACCTAAAGCGATGAGCGAACATGGCGCACTCGCCAGACTACGAGCGATGGCGGACAATATTACTGTCAATAAAAGCTATATCGGTCAAGGTTACTCGCCGGTACGTATGCCTGCCGTCATTCAGCGCAACGTCCTAGAAAATCCAGGCTGGTATACCGCTTATACCCCTTATCAAGCTGAGATTGCCCAAGGTCGCCTTGAAGCACTATTAAACTTCCAGCAAGTATGTATCGACCTAACTGGCCTTGAGCTGGCTGGTGCTTCACTACTAGACGAAGCGACTGCAGCCGCTGAAGCGATGGCCATGTCAAAGCGCATGAGCAAAAGCAAATCCACGCAGTTTTTTGTCGATGAGCGCATATACCCACAAACCCTAGACGTGATTCGTACTCGTGCTAAATACTTTGGCTGGGAAGTGGTGGTCGGTGACTTTGAAACCGCCAAATCTGGTGATTACTTCGGTGCCCTATTTCAGTATGTCGGTAAAGAAGGCGATGTCAAAGACTTAACCGACGTGATCAGCGCTGTTAAGAAAAACAAAACCTATACCTCAGTTGTCAGCGATATTTTGAGCTTGGTATTATTAAAATCACCTGCTGATATGGGTGCAGATGTGGCGTTAGGTAGCACGCAGCGCTTTGGTATTCCTATGGGCTTTGGTGGTCCACATGCCGCCTATTTTGCTTTTTCTGATAAAGCCAAGCGTTCAGCGCCTGGTCGTATCATTGGTGTCTCAAAAGACGCGCAAGGTAATACTGCTCTACGTATGGCGCTACAAACGCGCGAGCAGCATATCCGCCGCGAAAAAGCCAACTCAAACATCTGTACCTCGCAAGTATTGCTCGCCAACCTAGCGGGTATGTATGCCGTCTATCATGGCCCAACGGGCGTTAAGCGTATCGCAACCCGTATCCATGCGATGGCTACTGCGTTTGCTGAGGTGATTAGAAACAACAGCGACTCATTGAGTGTGGTACATGATCAATTCTTCGATACCGTCGTCGTTGATTGCGGTTCAGAGAAGCTGGCCACTCAAATCTTCGAAAATGCAGATAACGTTGGCTTTAACTTATGGCGGATCGACCACACCAAAATCAGCGTCTCCTTTAGTGAAGTGAGTAACCAAGAGGACTTTAATGTCCTAACTCAGTTGTTTGTCAATAAAGCGCACGACTTGCCTGCAAAAGCGACTGTTTCACTCAATACAGAGCATCTGCGCACTGACGACATCTTAACGCATCCAGTGTTCAACTCACATCATACCGAACACGAAATGCTACGCTACCTAAAGACCCTTGAAGACAGAGACTTGGCGATGAACCGCAGCATGATCTCCTTGGGTAGCTGTACCATGAAGCTGAATGCGACCAGTGAGATGCTACCAATCACATGGCCTGAATTTGCCAATGTGCATCCCTTTGCGCCGCGTGACCAAGTCACTGGCTATATCTCAATGATTGATAGCTTACAAGAGCAGTTAAAAGCCATTACTGGCTTCGATGAGATATCCATGCAGCCAAACTCTGGTGCATCAGGTGAATATGCAGGTCTGCTCGCTATTCGCCGCTATCATGAGTCGCTTGGCGAGACGGACCGTGACATTTGCTTGATTCCCCAGTCAGCACACGGTACCAACCCTGCGACCGCAATCATGATGGGTATGCAAGTTGTGGTGGTCAAAACTGACGAAAATGGTAACGTAGACATCGATGACCTAACTGCTAAGTGTGAAGAGCATAGCACGAATCTAGGCGCTTTGATGATCACTTATCCATCAACACATGGTGTGTTTGAAGAAGGCATCCGCCATATCTGTGACCTCATCCATAAACATGGTGGTCAGGTCTATATGGATGGCGCTAATATGAACGCACAGGTTGGCATCATGCAGCCTGCTGAAGTCGGTGCCGACGTGTTGCATATGAACTTGCACAAAACCTTTTGTATTCCCCATGGCGGCGGTGGCCCAGGTATGGGTCCTATCGGTATGCAAGCGCATCTAGCACCCTTTATCGCCAACCATACTATTAGCCCTGTGCATAACGCGCAAAACGACTGCTCAGCTGTATCAGCTGCGCCTTATGGCTCAGCAAGCATTTTACCAATCTCGTGGATGTATATCGCGATGATGGGACGTGACGGTCTACTTGAAGCGACTAAGCTTGCATTGTTGAATGCCAACTATGTGGCTGACAGCTTAAAAGACCACTACCCTGTTTTGTACACGGGTAAAAATGGCCGTGTGGCGCACGAATGTATCATCGATATTCGTCCGCTAAAAGAAGAGACTGGCATCACTGAAAGTGATATCGCTAAGCGCTTGATGGATTATGGCTTCCACTCGCCAACCATGAGCTTCCCAGTAGCAGGGACTCTGATGATTGAGCCTACTGAGTCTGAATCAAAAGAAGAGATAGATCGCTTTATCAATGCTCTAAAATCTATCAAAGCTGAAGCCATGAAAGCCAAAGCGGGTGAAGGGGGTTGGACGTTAGAGGACAACCCTCTAGTCAATGCGCCGCATACTGCAGCAGTCATCACTGCTGATGAGTGGAAACATCCGTACAGCCGTGATGTTGCGGCATTCCCATTACCGTATATACGTCAGAATAAGTTCTGGCCTTCGGTTGGCCGTGTCGATGATGTCTATGGTGATAAGAACCTAATGTGCTCTTGCCCAAGTATCGAAAATTATATGTAA
- a CDS encoding nitroreductase family protein — protein MSIDKADSTAASIHTPNLQAFREVVESRRSVRRFTDTPIPDAVLDDCLRLAMLAPNSSNLQPWEFYVIDSVDSRKRAIKNCMNQNAAKTSARLIAVVARTDNWHDHAKQVLREYPVNPVPKKVKDYYNKVVTLDFLRGPVNIVSAAKWGTIQVIRRAKGPIKSPYYTFDDVKNWATNNAALAAQNLMLALRAHGFDSCPMGGFDEPAMKKLLGLGDDHHIVMMIGAGARADNGIYHTQFRFDPDQLVHYV, from the coding sequence ATGAGTATAGACAAAGCAGACAGCACAGCAGCATCCATTCACACTCCAAATCTACAAGCGTTTCGTGAAGTCGTTGAGTCGCGTCGCTCAGTGCGCCGCTTTACCGATACGCCGATTCCTGATGCCGTGCTTGATGATTGTTTGCGACTGGCTATGCTCGCCCCAAACTCTAGCAACTTGCAGCCGTGGGAGTTTTACGTCATAGACAGCGTAGACAGCCGAAAACGTGCTATCAAAAACTGCATGAACCAAAACGCCGCAAAAACGTCTGCACGTTTAATCGCTGTGGTGGCACGCACCGATAACTGGCATGATCACGCCAAACAAGTGTTGCGTGAATATCCAGTCAACCCCGTACCAAAAAAAGTCAAGGACTACTATAACAAAGTCGTCACGTTAGACTTCTTACGAGGGCCTGTCAACATCGTCTCCGCTGCTAAATGGGGCACTATTCAAGTGATAAGACGAGCAAAAGGCCCGATCAAATCGCCGTATTATACGTTTGATGATGTCAAAAACTGGGCGACCAACAATGCAGCACTTGCGGCACAAAACCTGATGCTAGCGTTACGTGCGCATGGGTTTGATAGCTGCCCGATGGGCGGCTTTGATGAACCTGCTATGAAAAAGCTGCTTGGACTTGGCGACGATCATCATATTGTTATGATGATCGGTGCAGGTGCACGTGCTGATAATGGTATCTACCATACACAGTTTCGCTTTGATCCAGATCAGCTTGTACATTACGTATAG
- the gcvH gene encoding glycine cleavage system protein GcvH — MSNIPAELKYIASHEWLRLEEDGTITVGITDHAQDALGDVVYVELPDVEDTIAVDDEIAVVESVKAASDIYAPLSGEVVAVNESLEDDPEIINSDPYGEGWFFRMKPDNIADYEALMTAEEYENEL; from the coding sequence ATGAGCAACATCCCAGCAGAACTCAAATATATCGCCAGTCACGAATGGCTGCGCCTAGAAGAAGATGGCACCATCACCGTTGGTATCACGGACCATGCACAAGATGCGTTAGGTGATGTCGTCTACGTCGAGCTACCTGATGTGGAAGATACTATCGCTGTCGACGATGAGATAGCGGTCGTCGAGTCGGTAAAAGCGGCCTCTGACATCTACGCTCCTCTTTCAGGCGAAGTCGTTGCGGTTAACGAAAGCCTTGAAGACGATCCAGAAATCATCAACTCAGACCCATATGGTGAAGGCTGGTTCTTTAGAATGAAGCCTGACAATATAGCAGACTACGAAGCCTTAATGACTGCTGAAGAGTACGAAAACGAGCTGTAA